CCGTCCACCGAGCCCGCGGTGTAGCGGCCGCGGCGGCTGGAGGCGACCGGGTCGTCGTCCCAGACGCTGGTGGCCCGCAGCGCGTGGGCCATCTGGTCGCGCAGGTCCACGGCGTCGACCCGGGCCGGCGGCTCCATGGCCACCATCGCCAGCACCTGCAGCAGGTGGCTCTGCACCATGTCGACCAGGGCGCCGGTGCCGTCGTAGAAGCCGGCGCGGCCCTCCAGCCCGAGCGTCTCGTCGTAGACGATGTCGACCGACTCGACGTGCACCCCGCTCCAGACCTGGGCGAAGAGCCGGTTGGCCAGCCGCAGACCCAGCAGGTCCAGCGTGGCGGGCAGGGCGAGGAAGTGGTCCACCCGGTGGATGTCCTCCTCACCGACCAGGGTGTGCAGCTCCTCGTTCAGCTGGGCCGCGCTCTCGGCGTCGGTGCCGAAGGGCTTCTCGGCGACGATCTTGAAGTCCTCGGGCAGGTCGAGCTCGCGCAGCGCCTGGCAGACCTTGATCGACACCGCCGGCGGCAGCGCCAGGTACAGCACCAGGCGTCCCTCGGCGCGCCCCAGCACCTCCCGCAGCTGGTCGGCCTCGGAGGGGTCGGCCTGCACCCACTCGGTGTTCTCGAGCAGGAAGGACTCGGCCTCGCGGGTGCGGGACTCCTCGTCGAAGGCGGCGCCGACCTGCTCGCGCCACTCCTCGTCGGAGAGCTCCGAGCGGCCGGTGCCCACCAGCCGGATCCGGTGCTCCGGGCGGACGGCC
The sequence above is a segment of the Auraticoccus monumenti genome. Coding sequences within it:
- a CDS encoding glucose-6-phosphate dehydrogenase; this translates as MSGQDGVITLVVTGASGDLFERLLLPGLAGLLAVRPEHRIRLVGTGRSELSDEEWREQVGAAFDEESRTREAESFLLENTEWVQADPSEADQLREVLGRAEGRLVLYLALPPAVSIKVCQALRELDLPEDFKIVAEKPFGTDAESAAQLNEELHTLVGEEDIHRVDHFLALPATLDLLGLRLANRLFAQVWSGVHVESVDIVYDETLGLEGRAGFYDGTGALVDMVQSHLLQVLAMVAMEPPARVDAVDLRDQMAHALRATSVWDDDPVASSRRGRYTAGSVDGRELPSYVEEEDVDPSLETETYAEITCRVDTERWAGVPFRLRSGKALAENRNEVRLTLRPTAHRTPGLEGTGGPETLLIDLKTGHLTLQLATNGTGEPFELERSTLTGAVGETRMKPYGEVLNAAFEDDARLSVRGDVAVRCWEIIAPVREAWAAGEVPMQDYAAGSDGPS